GCCATGTCCACTGGCCACAGCTGTCAAAGTAGAGTCAGACACTCGGTGGGAATCAAAGGTTAGCGTGGCTTTGGGCCACGCTGCGATTAGAAGGCGGCCGAGGCAGGTTACAAGCGCGCGAGTGCTTTGCAATTGTGTGACAGCGGGCAAGCAGATAATCCTGACAGGATAATGCCTTAAAGCGCCGCGCCGAGGCTAACGGCGAAGCTAGCCGGCTTGCTCGCGGGCAGACTGCACTGAGCTGCGAGACCAACTTCGCAAAAGTCAACACGGGACCCTCTGAGGGAGGGAAGAACTGTAATCTGATCATGTGATGAGTCATGCAAGGGATTAAAATGGTCAGAGAATTATGATGTTGTATTCTTCAACGCGCGCACGCTACGCTAAGCAAGTCATCGGAAAAGatggaaagaaaaacatgtcaTGGTGGGTGGGTAGATTTTTTCACACCTCCCGATTGCGCGGGGTCACTGCCCCATTAAAATATCCACatttataaaaggaaaaaaaaaaaaaaagcaagagtcATGGCAGACGGTCAGACAGGAGGGAATTTATTTTTAGCATCATCAGCTTTTGGCAACCTGCTTTCCTGAACGTAACACGGTGTGCGGGAATGACAGCACGGACAACTTTGATGATCAGGAAATGGAATTATCATGAGACGACCGGCCCACGTGAGCTCGACATTCCAACGCACAAGTCGTATACGatggaatgcacacacacacacacacacacacacacacgcacgcacaaaaaaaaatagcacgggcacacaacagcagcagatGGCCAAGGGATTACCCGCTGACCCCCCTGCCACCGCGCAGGAAGCTTACTTCCTTGTTTATTTCATCCTGCTATGACCTCACTTCCTGGTGGTCATTTCCTGTTCGTACCTGTCACTTCCGAGTGGTCGTGTGCCACTTTATGGTGGTCTTTTCCTATTCTCACCTACCACTTCCtgttcttttgggggggggggggttggttggtTTAGATTGTTTTGTAGCTGTAACCAAAAACATTTGGTTATTCTGTGAGAAATGCTGCGGTTTCAGACTGGCCCAAGAGGGAGCACCTGACTTAGTAGATGATAACACTGACATCTAAAGGGAACATAGGTACCCCAAAACGGACATTTTGAGTTGAATTCGATTTGTTCTCAAGGTCCCCCAGACCTGAGAAGCCAGAAGAAGAACGGGAGAACCAAGTGTGAAGATGCCGCTTTTCCGGTTTGTCAAGATGGAGTTTCTTTGTCCCCACAAGGAAACATTTGAGACGTTTATAGCGTGTTATCGGTGTCTATCGGACACTCAGAATGAAGATGTCCCATACATATTTTATTGATCCAACAGCAGACATAGCTGCAGTCGCAGTAGCCCAGAACGGACGAGTCCGGCCTTGGGCATCAATCACACAAAGCTGACAAACACGTGTCCAGAGATGACAaagtgacaacaacaacaacaaaaacgccgCCAACTCACCCTGGTGTTGGAGACAATTTCAACAACATGATAACCAGAGGTCAGATTTAATtggatttcattgtatttttcacATAAGAAATCTTGGGACAGTGGAAAACGCTtacaaaaaaactgaatgtaCAGTACCTTCATGTTAGAAAACGACAACCAATCACCACCAGAATGCACATGAACATGTCTACCAATTCTCACTTCGATCAAAACAAACGCTGCGATATGTTTTTCTCATTAAGCAACATTAAGCTTGAGTGGGCACCTATGAAGAGGAAAATGTCCATAAAATCTCAAATATTAGTGCGATCGTTTTGATATTTGTGTGCACATATACTTTGAGGGTGATTGGTCAAAGTTTTCTGACATTAAACCACGTTCAGATTTCGTACATTAAGCGTTTTAGACTTTCCGGGAAGCTCTGACTAGTTCACATTAATTGTTAGCCCCTACATGCTAATTATGTTAGCAACAGTTTGTTAAAATATGGTATTGTGAATGAATGGTGTCCACGCGTCAATgagagcacacacttatttgtgagagtgtgtgtgtgtggggggggcagcACAAACCTGTTTTatgttctataaatacagttgagttgagttgagttgagtctgtCAGGGTGTGGTAGGGAAAAAACGCCAATCGGAAACTCGTCACATCACTAGCGCTTTTTCCTCAAGCTTTTTTTCTACTCTAACTGTACGTAGTACAGCCCTCAGTGGACAACACCATGACCAATACAATTAATTGTATACACAATGTACTTTTACCAAGCAGACGCTAAATGTGACGAGCACCAAAGCAAAAACTGTGGCTTACGGCTAGCATGAATGCGACCATTACAAACGGCACATTTCTACAGACGTGACCATTACGCGTCTCTCAGGAAAAGTGTGAggagttttactttattttagttttcacCCCACAACGATGCTAATAAGCACAGCCAAAATTGAAAACGAGTGTAACAGAACCAGGACGCCGCCGAAACCATAACGATATCGACGAGGGTGAAAATGGCCAATCAGTCGGCACatttgtaagataagataagataagataagatatcctttattcgtcccacactggggaaatttacagcattTACAGGAAAGTATTGTCTATTACACAGCCGTCAAGTGCTGAAGTGCGATtactttgacttgatttttttaaaaatccggtCAACCTCTCCACACGACTGGCAAATGGAACAGGTGGACCACTCCGAGGACAATCGGAGTTTTAAACTTCACccttacaacaagcagcttAGCCCTCCGTTATAACGATGACTTTAGCCGGCTGGACACGCTCACCTCTGACACACAGCAGCGACATCGTAGCGGGTTGTTTTGGGTGTCTTGAGGAGTTGCACACACTTGCTCCTTCAGTCAGTCACTTGTTGCACATCACCTCAGCCTCCACACACGTTCGAGTCCCGCCACTCAACGTGGACTGAAAATGGGACTAAAAAAGTCGACATTGTTGCCGCCTTCACGTCGCAGCGGCTCTCGGCTGTCGCGTGGATGACTGGCTTGTCTGTCACACTGTGAttgacgcgcgcgcacacgagcAAACGATTAAAAGGGAGGATCAAATCCGACCAGCTGGGCGGTTCTTCTGTTGCATTCAAACAACGGCGTGAAGAGCTCGGAATTTGAATTTTTGATGTGTTTCGGCATTTGCATTGTTTTCTGTGAACTGGGGTGCGTTTATAAACATACCCACCATGGGAAATAATACTTACCTATGctgcatatttttaaaattgtatcaaACTCTTTTATTATTAACCCAGACGTTGTGTGATAAAAATTATCATGTAGAGtttcattgtatgtatatgtatatatgtatgcatacaaatatatatacatatatcttTATGTGTGGATTCTCCGCGTTAACTCTCATGGTAATCTGCAACGGTTGCTTACagatttttgtgtgcgtgcgtttttctttttttttcagaaaaaataaataaaaatgaccaaGGCAATGGCGCGATTACACTGGCAGTATATAATCATATTACGCTGCCTTCTCAGTGAGCCAACACGTGGATTTAAATCACTCCTCTTGTTTACGTTGCATTTATTTTCGtataactccatctagtggcaaATAACGTGAAGTGACAATCACAGTCCTTTAACAATTGTGTTTCCTACATTCATTGCATTTTACACATTTCTACACTAATCAGCAATTTGCTtcgcctttttttaatttactttttcaTGTTGTTGGTATGTCTGAAATAGACCCACTCGTGACGTCAGGGATAAACGACGACATGGGCGAACACATCACACCAGAACATTCTGGAAACCGTCGTTTTTTATATTGAAACGTGTATGTTTTAAGTAACTCCTTTCACGCcaggttgttattattattaggcacaatgacaataaaagcaaTCTATTTCAAGGCTACAAGTGAATGTCATGATGCGGGTTTGATAAACCGGTCGCATCCTGGCGCATGCGCAATGTGTTTTGTCCGCCAAATCGACAAGAAGCATCTCTGTCGACGTAGTCCGGCGGGCAGCCGCACATGCACGCGCGTGTACACCCAGTCCAGTGACTCCTTCGCTCCACCGACGACCATCCGTGACAAGgtgagtgtttttcatttttatttcttgatgTCGACATCGTCGAGGGTAAAAAGGGTTAGAAGCGAAGTACCGTTCGAGGCGGCTCGGCCCGGCAGGCTTGTGGACTCAATCGAACCGCACCGACGACGCCTCTCTCAGCCTCCTCCCCAAACATCCTTTTCTCCACATTCCTCCATCTTCTCGTCTGGTTTTATACGACAACCTTTGTCGTCGTGGAAGACGTcggtttgtattttgtttgaaaaGAGAGCAGAGTTCGGTTCTGTGGTGGCGTACATATTGTGGGTATTTTTTATCGCATTGAAACAAAGGAACGTTTGTGCCAATACTACCAGGAACGTGATTTGTTACGCTTTGTTGTCAACAGCTTATGAGACGTAAACACACCGTTATCGGTTTATATTCGATTACGGTGTTCGATTAATAACCCACCAGAGGGCCAAGACTCAATTTGATCACATATTGATCTCTACATAACAGAAACAAACCTTCTGCCAAGTTTCTTTGAACCAGTAAATAGTGCTTCCGCTGTCATCCTGGAAAATAAAAGCTAATAAGGTTTCGGACGCATATTACCGATCATCTCATAACGATTACTGTATTTAGATGAACGAAAGTACCATTTCGTTCTCGATCAAATTAGCTTCGATTTAACAAGCTTCGAATGAGCTCCGAGTGTTAGGATAGTttccttgttttcttttattttgaaatcaagACGGACGTGCCACTCACATGCGTCTCAAGTCAATCTTGTGGACGTTCCTTGTGGTCCAGGAATATTGTCTATTGTCGATGTAGGTTAATCCCTGCTGATGTGTCTACCTGGATTCTTGAGCAGCAGCGTTACGTCACTTCCACGTTACGTAAGGTCAACATTGACTACGACAACTAGTTGAGCAATGCGACTAGTGTACATAGGAAACTAGTTGTAGATTTGATCATTTGGTGTGTAGCCTGTATGCTTTGTAGTTGATGGTTGCGCTAAGTTGCCAAGAATGACCAATGCAACTAGTTGAGGATAGTAACCGGCCTGAAGAGAATGTTACCAGTGTGACTCATCGATAAGTGAAACCTTATTAAAGACGTGCAACTATTTGTCGTCAAGTGTGACTTGCTAACAAGTTCCATTTGTTTGACTAGTTTTCAGCAAATGTGACCAGTGGAGTAGTGTGACTAGTTTTTGCCGGGTATAACCAGTTGATGGGCGCGACTCATGCCCAAATCGCTCGATGACGACTTGGTAACTAACGTGTGACTAGTTGAAAAGTGCAACTAGGTGACGTGTCATCTGTGAATCTCTTCCAAGTGGTCCGCGTCTGTCTTGCAGACGGTGTCAAGATGCGTTTAGtggctgctcgcctcttgaagTATTTCTTTCTCCTTGTGTTACATAACGGCGGCCTGCACTGGGCGGATGTGCATACTTTcaattttgcgtgtgtgttgatGTCACTCACGAAGGCCTGTTGTATGTCCATGAATAGTTTCCTACAGCTGCAGAGTGTCTCCCCCATGGGCTCATTGTCCACGAGACAGGATCATGTTAACCCGGGGGTGCTAGCCCATGGCAGCTCGTGACGACGGCGCTCCCCTCTTATGTAAGCAACGTTAAGATAATCGACTTGAGGGCACATATTCAGGTTTGGGAACAAAACCCAAGAAGGCATTTGGGAAATCTTTAGCTTGTTGCGTGTGTTGCTAGTCGACGCTAAGAGTAGCTAATGGGCAGTTGTGATGGGTTGGCTTGAGAGACTGCTTAATAAATAGACTAGTTGGCAACAAGACGAGTAGGGCGGAGTGCAGCTCGTGACTCGCAGGGCGTTTCTAAGTGCAAGTCAAGGTGGAGTTAACGCAGCGATGGCCAACGTTAGCTCGCTACGTTCTGTCTTTTGGCACTTGGCCTGGCGTCTTTTTAGCATCTTGTTGCTCTGCCTTGGTTGCACGTCAACTGGGACTTCTAATCATGGAATCCCTCTCTGGGGTGGTGGGCGGTGGGTGGGGTGGACTTGGCCCGCGTCTCCCACTCTGCTCCTTTTTCCTGGAAGTACATCCGCAGTGATGTAAGAGAGATTGTCCTCTCGCCAAAACAGACCCCGCCAACATACTAATCAGACATCGCTAATTGTCTTGGCGAGAAGGCTGGATTCGCTTCTTTTTGAGTGCGTTTAGTTTATCCCGACAAGTATTTGGCACTTGCGGCTGGACTGGCAAATTGATAGACTAGTCATCTCGTCAGATTAGTTGACGAGAGTAGCTAGTTGCCCTCAAGCCTACATGACTATTGTGTCACTTCTAACTGAATGACGCGGGCGACTAGTCGACCCATGCGACAACTTGACCCGTGTGGCTGATTGACAAAGTCAATACTTGACGAGATACTACTCCATTAACACATTTACTAGTTGACCCATGCAACTAGTTGGTGTGCGTATAACTACTGTAAATTGAGGGAGGTGACTAGTTGACACGTGCAACCATTTGAcccatgtgattggctgacctGTGTGAGCAGATCACCCGTGTGACTAGTTGGCAGTTAATCGTTGACTAGCGATAGTAGTTGATGGATGCCAAGAGTGAACCGGCAAGACGGGTAGATAGTCGCATCGGGCTCATTTGTGCCAATGAGTACAGTTTGTTGATCTGTGCAACTAGTCGATGCGTGAGGCACCATACGAAGTAAAAATGTCCAACTAGTGACGCGTCGTCTCGGTTTGTGTCTCCAGATGTGGCTCCCCGTCTCTGATTTCGCGTCTCACTCCGAGCGTGCCCTCAAGCCCCCCGGCATCTCCTTCCAAGTCGCCGGCGACGCTCCGGAGCTCCATCCGGCGTGCCGCCGGTGAGCCCGAGCGGCAACGTCGCCCTCCCGAGCACGCTCGGCTCAGTCCCAACCGGCGCTCCTTCCCCGCCATGGACGGACACCCCAAGCTGTCCGGCGAGACCCTGATTGTGCACCACATCCCCCTGGTGCACTGCCAGGTGTCGGGACGGCGGCAGGGGCTCTGCGGCGTTGGGGGGGGCAACCCGTTTAGCCCCCCGGAGAACTTGGGCCTGAGTCGCACCACCTCGCTCCCGGAGAGGGACATCCTCCAGAGGGAGGGGCTGCTCTACAGCAGCCTGGTGCAGAGCCGCGCCCGCGACGGGGGTCCCCGGAGGaagggcggcggtggcggcagcACGGCCAGCGACGACTCCTCTTTCGCCTCCAGCATCTCCGACGAGCAACCGATGGCGGCTCACACGTTGCCCCGAGTCAAAACCAGGAGCCGCCACCCTCTACGTCGGAACCCGTTTCTGATCAAgaccgacgacgacgacgacgagtacGAGGACGACGAGTACGACGACGACCTGAGCGGATACCGCGAGGACTCCTCCTTCCACCTCCACGGCCGCACCGACGGCGCCGCGCCGCCCTTGCGCCCGCGCGACCTCGATCGGAACCGCGCGACCCGAGATCCGGACCCGCCGCGGCGGCTCGGCAGCGGCGGCTCCAACATGTCGGTGGACGGCGGCGAGCACGATTGGGAGGACGACGAAGACGGAGATCACCCCATGCCGTGCGGGCGGGGCGGCGAGACGGGCCGCGACTCCTCCGGCTTCTCGACGCGGCCCTGCTCCTGCTGCGCCCCGACCCGGAGCCTGTGCCGGGACCTGCCCCGGGACCTCCCCGACGCCTTCCCCGAGTGCCCGCGGGGCTACAGCAGCGACTCGTCGTGCAACAGTTCGGACGGCGTGCTGGTCAACTTCAGCGCCATTTACGACAAGATGAACGACGGCGTCCCCGAGAAGGCGGGCAATCTGAACGGCCCCGCCGAGCGGCCCCCGCCGGATGACCGACAGGACCCAACGAGCGGCGCCTTCTACTTGGACCTCCTCACGTCGCCGGCCGAGCCTCCGCCGTCCGCCTTCTCCGCTTGCTCCTGCTCGGCCGagcaccgggccggcccgcagctGGACGCCAACTGCAACTCTTACTGCGCGCCGCCCTGCGGGTCGGCGGGGGGGGCCGTCTCTTGCCTGCAGAGTCAAGCCCGCCTGGTGGTGGCCACTCAGAATTACTACAAGCTGGTCACCTGCGACCTGTGGTCTCAGTCCTCGCCCAGCCCCGCCGGCTCGTCGGTCCACAGCGGCTCCGAGGAGCAGAGCGGGGCgagcccccccagccccacgcGGCCCAGCGAGTACTTCCTGTTCCGGCAGAGGGACAACCAGGAAgtggaagatgaagaggaggacgaaAAGACCGTGACGGTGGGTGCGCCATTTGATTTGGACAATTTCATTTAGTGCTATTCAAACaattttcaaattttattttcaaagtatGGAGACATATATTTTGTTGGACTAAAGCatattttaatttgtcttttcaGTTCATTAATTGctttatttttgatttagaaaatatTCTAAAgtcgtttttttaatgaaaccaaAGCCATTTTTGCTTATTCATTCTCGAGTTTTTCTctccttttaatttttatttcatttgtatcTTTTGAGTTTGATTTGTTTCACTTCTGTAAGTTGatgctgatttttgttttccttttttaattccaattgtgatttttttttttttgtttgatatcgagtattgtttaaaaataatgtcaacCTGCCCACTCGATGAGCCAATCTGCATTAGCATGCTAGGCTAATCGAGTGGTCaagacatgtttgttgtttttgatgaatAATAATCTGCCTCTACTActttattagaaaaaaaaatcttgctagATATCTTAATTTTCTACTTCCTGACTCATACTTTgtttatattaataataataatattacatgtgggcggcccggtagccaagtggttagcacgtcggcttcacagtgcagaggtaccgggttcgattccagctccggcctcactgtgtggagtttgcatgttctccccgggcctccgtgggttttctccgggtgctccggtttcctcccacattccaaaaacatgcatggcaggctgattggacgctctaaattgtcctcaggtgtgagtgtgggtgtggatggctgttcgtctctgtgtgccctgcgattggctggcaaccgattcagggtgtcccccgcctactgcccggagacggctgggataggctccagcaccccccgcgaccctagtgaggatcaagcggttaagaagatgaatgaatgaatgaatgaatgaatgaatgttatttctaagcacctttcaagacacccaaggacactttacaatcaggaaccaaaacaataaaacacagaacgGGTTGCGCCAGTGTTCGCGCAACCCCGAAAGTTTGTGTTGTTATCTCCAAATTGGGCAACTAAAaggggggtgcagggggggggggacagacggAGTGCAACGTGCCGATAGGTGGACAGGGAATGTCCCTAATTGCATTTCACGCTCTTCTTGCAGCCGCCCGGAAACATCCGCacgaaagatgatgatgatgaggatgctgaggatgaagaggaggaggcgctGGAGGAGCCAGACGCTCCCCCCGTCCTGCTCCAAGGCCAAGTGTACGTCAACGCCTCGCCCCCGCCGATCGAGCGGGACGCCCCGGAGGCCCCCGCCCCCGGCCGTCCGCGCTCTCGCAGCTACGACCGCCACCTGGACAAGTCGCCGGCGCGGCGCCTGGGCTCTCTGGAGCGCATGCTGAGCTGCCCGGTGCGCCTCAGCGAAGGGGGCGGAGCCCTGgcccctccgccgccgccgcccccgccccgcGTCACCTCCTTCGCCGAGATTGCCCGCAGCAAGCGGCGGCACGGCGGCTCGCCGTCCCTCAAGGCGGATCCCTTTTCCTCCACCGAGTTCTCGCCCGGGCGGGAGGGTGCGGTGGCCGGGGCCCCCCATGCGGCCTGTTGCGCCCGAGACGCCGCCAGTGAGGCCAACGCTGAAGGTTTGTCCTTTGTGATTTCtgccttcctttttttcctctcttccctttccttccctccttcttgcctttctttctgctttttttcttccttccttcatgTCTTCCTTTCCCCCTTTTTGTTCATCCTCACTGCCTTTTTTccttcattccatttttttcgtaattccttccttccctccttcttGACATTCTTCCTTCTGTCTTTCCTTCCCGCTGATTTTAAttcattccttccttccttccttccttccttcctgtcaCTTTTCCTCTTCTTTCCTTACTGCCTGCCGTCTTGGACTAATTCTTTGGTCCCCGctttccccccctccttttcTTTCCCATCTTCTCTCCgtccttctttccttccaccCTTCCTTCCGTTTCCTCCTTCATCCCTTCAATCCTCACTTCCTGGCTTTATTCCTGACATTCTTAGTTCCGTCTTTTATTTCCTCCCCTCCTTCCTGTCCTTTTTTTATCCCCCCTTCCCTTCTCTTGCTCTCTTCCACCATTGCCACGATATCTCAACGTCGCCCCCATGTGGCAGCCAATCGCGCTGCACCCGTCTCCAGTGATAGCGGGTCGGCCTTTAGACTTGACAAACAAGTTGCGCAACGCCGCGAGGCgtctcgcacacacacgcgtacgcACTTGTTGTGTATCGAGAGAAGAAATTCTTCCGATGTTGGAACCTCaggtctgtttgttttttgtgtccgtGGGGTTTTCCGTGCATGCGTGTTCGATGTCTGAGAAGTTTCATGACTTGTAATTTGTAATTTGATTGACATGTGGCAGAGCGAAACTAAGCGACGCTAACGAGCGTGTCCTCGTGTTCGCTCCAGACTGTCAAGTGTTGACATTGCTTTCATGCTGCTGATTTCGAATGCCGACCGTTTCacttttaggatttttttttttttaaatctgatctCCCCGCTTTCCCGCCTCGAACGCTTTCTGGTCATCACGTGCGGCCAGCGAACCGACCGTTTGTGCTCCCTTTGATGCAGGCGGCCCCTCGAGCTGCTCTGACGTCCCTCCGGCCGTGATGCGCTACAGCAAAGAGCGGCgccccacctccctccccatCCAGCCCTTCACCTTCCACCACCAGCTGGCCTCCAAGCCCCCCCAGCCCAAGCCTCCGCAGCCCCTGCTGACCGGCTACGTGCCCGGCATGCGGGTCGGCTCCGGCTCCGGCTCCGgctccggctccggcggcgCTGACGATGACGAGGACGCCGCTGAGAACGAGCAGCATCGGGGGGGCCTAACCAGATGCGCAGCTCCCCCCGGGCCCGTCCGGCCGTCGCCCCTCGGGAGTTACTCGCCGCCGCGCCTTCAGGAGGGAGCCGCCAGCTCCGGGACCTGCTCCACGTGCAGTCCGACTCCGCCCCCCGAGCTCTCCCGCCGCCCGCACAGGGGGCCgccgccccgcacccctccccccgccgGCCTGGCCGCCAAGAGGGGAGCGGTGCCCCCCACCCTGCCGCCCATGCACCGGGACACTCTCAGCCCCCTGGGCTGCCCGGAGGCCGAGAGCGTCGCGGATGGAAGCAAAGCTGTCCGGATGCACAACGGTAGCGGAACATCTTCCCTGTCATCTTTTGGCAGATCTCATCCGTCGTCCTTCTTCTCAccgtttgtcttttttcttcttcttcctcttccccccccccggccacctttttttccctccttgaaCACCCCCGCAGCACACCGCCTTTCCCCCCAGGCATTGAAGTGGCGAGAATACCGACGTCAGAACCCTCTCGGCGGCGAGAGAGCGCCTAGCGTCTCCTCCTCGGATTGGCGGCGTCCTCCCCGACGCAACGTCTTCAATTTCCCTCCCCGCGGCCAGCCGACGGGACGCCATCATggtgcggggggcgggggggggggctcatgtgACCACCTGCCTTCCTGTTTGGGTgtgtaaaattttttttttttttttttgggtgtgttcaGTCAAGCAGCCGCCGCAAAGTTACGGCGACTTCCTGCCGGATTACTTCTCTGTGAGCGAGAGGCCGCCGGAGGAGTTTTGCCTTTCGCCGGACGCCTCCGCTGCTTCGTCCTTCTCGTCCCAGTTGCAGATCTCCGTCGATATGACGCACAAGAGAGGTGAGATTTCACAACGCAGGATTGCTatggagggaaaaaacaaacacccaaaTGGGCTCCTAGCGACCAGAGTGAAGCTCTGCTACATCCCAGCATGCTTTGCAGTGCTCTCTGTaagtcctccatttttttttttactttgatttgTTGTGTCGATGCCTTTCGGCAGGTTTGGTGAAGGCGGTCAACACGGCCGTCGACCTGATCGTGGCTCACTTTGGCACAAGTCGAGACCCCGACGTCAAAGTAAGATCACACCGCAGCGTTCCCGACGTCCCTCCGCCTGCGctcaccttttgtttttttcgccgTGGACCAGGCCAAGCTCGGCAACAGCTGGGTGAGCCCCAACGTGGGTCACCTGATCCTCAAGTACTTGTGCCCGGCGCTGCGCGAGGTGCTGCAGGACGGCCTCAAGGCCTACGTGCTGGACCTGATCATCGGCCAGCGCCGCTGTCATCCCTGGAGCCTGGCGGAGGCCTCGGCGCAGCTGGGTAAGGACCGGCGCGGGGGCCCTCCCCTTCGCttgccgccccccccctaaACCGAGCGccggtgtggttttttttttttgtccctcaggCCCGTCCACGCGCGTCCTCCACAAACtgctgaggaaggtgagccagTTCTCGGAGCTGACGAGCCACAGCATGAGACTCAACGCCTTCATCTTCGGCCTTCTCAAGTCAGCCGTCCTCCTTTTTCCCGTTTTGTCGACGCACGTTTTGTGCCCGGCGTTCATCTGgcctctcttcttctttttccagcATCAAGTCGTTGGAGTTTTGGctcaaccacctcctgagcCACGAAGGTAAGTTGACCGAGAAAGAAGGACGAgcggaaaagagaagaaaagaaacacaagctAATTGCTAATTGCTAGCCATGGCtagcaaagagaagaaaagaaacacaagctAATTGCTAATTGCTAGCCATGGCtagcaaagagaa
This sequence is a window from Hippocampus zosterae strain Florida chromosome 6, ASM2543408v3, whole genome shotgun sequence. Protein-coding genes within it:
- the rusc2 gene encoding AP-4 complex accessory subunit RUSC2 isoform X2; this translates as MDGHPKLSGETLIVHHIPLVHCQVSGRRQGLCGVGGGNPFSPPENLGLSRTTSLPERDILQREGLLYSSLVQSRARDGGPRRKGGGGGSTASDDSSFASSISDEQPMAAHTLPRVKTRSRHPLRRNPFLIKTDDDDDEYEDDEYDDDLSGYREDSSFHLHGRTDGAAPPLRPRDLDRNRATRDPDPPRRLGSGGSNMSVDGGEHDWEDDEDGDHPMPCGRGGETGRDSSGFSTRPCSCCAPTRSLCRDLPRDLPDAFPECPRGYSSDSSCNSSDGVLVNFSAIYDKMNDGVPEKAGNLNGPAERPPPDDRQDPTSGAFYLDLLTSPAEPPPSAFSACSCSAEHRAGPQLDANCNSYCAPPCGSAGGAVSCLQSQARLVVATQNYYKLVTCDLWSQSSPSPAGSSVHSGSEEQSGASPPSPTRPSEYFLFRQRDNQEVEDEEEDEKTVTPPGNIRTKDDDDEDAEDEEEEALEEPDAPPVLLQGQVYVNASPPPIERDAPEAPAPGRPRSRSYDRHLDKSPARRLGSLERMLSCPVRLSEGGGALAPPPPPPPPRVTSFAEIARSKRRHGGSPSLKADPFSSTEFSPGREGAVAGAPHAACCARDAASEANAEGGPSSCSDVPPAVMRYSKERRPTSLPIQPFTFHHQLASKPPQPKPPQPLLTGYVPGMRVGSGSGSGSGSGGADDDEDAAENEQHRGGLTRCAAPPGPVRPSPLGSYSPPRLQEGAASSGTCSTCSPTPPPELSRRPHRGPPPRTPPPAGLAAKRGAVPPTLPPMHRDTLSPLGCPEAESVADGSKAVRMHNVKQPPQSYGDFLPDYFSVSERPPEEFCLSPDASAASSFSSQLQISVDMTHKRGLVKAVNTAVDLIVAHFGTSRDPDVKAKLGNSWVSPNVGHLILKYLCPALREVLQDGLKAYVLDLIIGQRRCHPWSLAEASAQLGPSTRVLHKLLRKVSQFSELTSHSMRLNAFIFGLLNIKSLEFWLNHLLSHEDIIGAHYNAWGLVPLAQGACRHLFSELLLLLQPLSLLPFDLDLLFEPRLLATGLEQQRRRKELLSSAGQSGARSTLQLMRGWGAAVGDMVSGKERAAPRQGGAWPGTEAPRWESAPMGGDNGSEDRGAGGQRMKGVGRESEETDVGNDPAATDAGRQRQDRQAGWWYQLMRSSQVYIDRSAQGSKFARTDKRRTSAERRPCRPPPAREGVVEGAESGSAGPPSWMGSPPESILNQEAIAGGGPAAEVRLESATRDRGLRWGRLFGAGVGSPAKTDGGEAHKSRLPSGWLGLDSSVLGLMAQTVGAGGGQKEESVAADDPTGAVSPNDTRPSETRLSTCEVRALCHHIATEAGQLSFNKGDVLRVLSKADPDWLLCSVGAARGLVPIVYVSLCGTGESRAGGGGQDGAGRGVGSNDSCGAAGSSSGGYEC